A region of Larimichthys crocea isolate SSNF chromosome X, L_crocea_2.0, whole genome shotgun sequence DNA encodes the following proteins:
- the LOC109140970 gene encoding ladderlectin-like has translation MKALLLLSVLLSSVLAITAAAVEAVEAAPQELHEDNQLGQNEVGVFVHEEEEPDMLSAGEVASSAQGRFFTCPSGWVRYKSGCYLYVSSGRSWSSAAAYCASLGASLASVHDVFDYTFLQDLTKRAGSSYAWMGGFYFQGWRWVDQSSFSYSYWSSQSSASSYPCIYLNARAGWSNHGCSTTWPSICMRRADSC, from the exons atgaaggctctcctgctcctctctgttttGCTCAGCAGCGTTCTTGCTatcacagctgcagcag tgGAAGCTGTTGAAGCTGCACCACAGGAGCTGCACGAGGACAACCAGT tgGGACAAAATGAAGTTGGAGTTTTTGTTCATGAAG AGGAAGAGCCTGACATGTTATCTGCTGGAGAGGTGGCTTCATCAGCTCAAG gtcGTTTCTTCACATGTCCCTCTGGTTGGGTGAGATACAAGAGCGGCTGCTATCTGTACGTGAGCTCCGGCAGATCCTGGAGCAGTGCTGCG GCCTACTGTGCCAGTCTGGGAGCCTCCTTGGCTTCTGTCCATGATGTGTTTGATTACACTTTCCTCCAGGATCTTACCAAGAGAGCAGGAAGCTCCTACGCCTGGATGGGAGGATTCTACTTTCAG GGCTGGAGGTGGGTGGATCAGAGCTCCTTCAGCTACAGCTACTGGAGCTCACAGTCCTCTGCCAGCAGCTATCCGTGCATCTACCTTAATGCCAGAG CGGGCTGGTCCAATCATGGCTGCAGTACTACATGGCCATCCATCTGCATGAGGAGAGCTGATAGCTGCTAA